The nucleotide window GTCAATGTCTATAAATGGTTTTAGTTCTTCATCTGTCACCGTACACAACAAATCTACTTTATCCATCAAAGTTTCGTCATACCGATATTTAAAATCAGTATTCGTTGAGGATGCGTTATAATATAAGATTTACTCCACTCTGTAATATCTCCAATTAAAAATATAGTAGTGTTTTTTGTCCCCTGAAGCAAAGGCAGTTGCCACATTAGCAAAGTCGATATTTTGAATTAGCTCAAGGTCGTTATGTGGATCAATGCCGTGTTGGCGCAGTACATATTCTCCTGCCATTTGTGGCATGCCGCCTTTACGTTGTCCGAGAAAAACAGAGCCCTTCAGCATTTCCCATGAAAAATCGTCGATTTCCTCCCTTGCCACTAAAAATGTCCCGTCCGTTTGTGTTAGCTGTGCAAAATTAATAATTGGATCATTTGCTTCCTGTGCATTGACATAAATCGATGTTTCTGAGCCAACAAGTGCCACATCTATGCCATCAGATAAAAGTGCCGTCATTGTCTTATCACCGCCTGCAATCGTCCTTAAATCGACTTTCAAGCCCTCTTCCTCAAAGAATCCTTCCTCTATTGCTACATAAAGTGGAGCATAAAAAATCGAGCGTGTCACTTCTCCGACCCGAACCTCCGTCAGCTTCTCCTGCTGACAAGCACCTAATAGGAAAAACATCAAGCACGATAGCATCACTAGAAAACCTTTCCCCCTGTGTCTAAACATAACCAATCCTCCTCACGTACAACTGTTATATCTAGAGTAGCGTATGCATAAAGGGAAAAATGTGTGCTCTAGCTCAAAAAACTCTATCAAAATGCTTTTTGAAAATTATTGTCTGCCCATGAGATTTTAAAAATTAGAATGCATTATTTTGATATTTTTCATCCATACTACCCTTGTTTGAAAAATATCAAAAAGGAAGTGTCATATGGGAATACTTAGTGGAAATCCAAAAGATGAGCCATTGCATTATGGTGAAGTGTTTAGCATTTGGTCAAGCTTAGCTGCTGATTATGGAATGATTGCGGGTTATCAAACATTTTATAATCATGCTGGTGATGAAGATTTAAGGAAAGTAATTGAAGATATTATTGATACTTGTAGAGAAGAAATCAAGCAATTAGAAAAAATATTGAAAACGAACGGTGTCGCTTTACCTCCTGCCCCACCTGAGCGACCAGTAGCAAGATTAGAAGATATTCCTCCAGGCGCAAAGTTTAACGATCAAGAAATTAGTGCGGCACTTAGTGTTGATATCACAGGTGGATTAGTTGCATGTAGTCAGGCTATGGGTACTTCAACTAGAGAGGATATTGCATTAATGTATGGTCAATTCCACACAGCAAAAGCTTTACTTGGGGCAAAATTATTACGTCTCAATAAAACAAAGGGCTGGCTTGTTCCTCCACCATTGCATGTACATTATCCAGATGGACGGGATTAATTATGTATTATTATAGAGAAGAATTAATTAACATTATCAAACCAGATAAGCCCGATCCGCAAGCAGCACGAGTAATGCAAGAAATACTCGGTGGCCATTATGGTGAAATGAGAACAATGATGCAATACTTTTTCCAAAGCTCAAATTTTAGAGGCAAGGAAACGCAATATCGTGACTTACTTCGTGGCGTTTTCTTAGAGGAAATTGCTCATGTTGAGCTTGTACAAAACACAATTAACCAATTGCTAAATGATTCAGGTGAATCCTCTGCACCCGGCAATGCTGGAATCGACCAAGCACCACTAGATGAGGCGGTAAAGCACGCTAATCCACACCACTATATTGTTGGTGCACAAGCCTCTTTACCAGTCGATGCTGCTGGTAACCCTTGGAATGGCTCGTGGGTATATGCACATGGCAATCTTATTGCAGATTTATTAGATAACTTAGTGCTAGAATCAACAGGTGTACTACAAAAAACACGTATTTATGAAATGAGCTCTAATCAAACTTTTCGAGAAACACTTGCTTTCTTAATTGTACGTGATAATGCACATCAAAACGCATTTGCCAAAGCATTGGAAACACTAGGCGTAGATTGGGGAAAACTCTTCCCTGTACCGAATTATGATATTAATAAATATCCAGAATGTAGAAAATTTATTGATATGGGGTATCATAATATACAATTTAACTTTAGATTAGACCCAACCCGCATCGGTGAAATTTTACAAGGACAAACGCCAAGTAGAAATGGTGAAGCATTTAATGTAACTCCTCCTCCTCAGGGCTTCCCTGTACCTGTTATGCCAGAAATGCCAAATGAGCATAGCCCGGGTCTTAAGGATATGAATAATTAAAAAGAGCTGCCAGTAACTTGCTGGCGCTTTTTTGTATTTCAAGTTATAGGGATTATTTGGATAAAAGAGCTATTGTAGAAGTAGCGTGTCTTGTACTTTTATACCATTGATAAAATAACAAATAAACGAGCCCAATTTCAATCAAATCTCCACCATAATACATAATCATAGCACCCATTTCGGCTTGTATAGCAGGTACATGATTGAGAGGATTGGCATAAATATATTTCGATAATATCGAATGTGCGGATAAAGCAATTAATAAAACAATGGATCGAAATATATAAGAAAATGGATGTGGAGTAGGGTCAATATAAATAAAGGCAACCGTAAAAATATAACCTGCTAAAAAAATATGTGCATGGATTAAAATAAATAAAAATGAGCTTTCATGCATCATATAAAAGAGTGATGTTGTATAGAGCAACCATAATCCACCTATATTCAAAATAGACGCTACGATTGGATTGCGCACAAAAGCAAAGTAACGTTTTTTCAATATAGAAGAAATACAGCGAGCCATTTTCACTGGAATGGACCTCAGTAATAGAGTGATTGGAGCTGCTAAAGCTATCAGGAGTGGCGCAAGCATTCCAAATAATAAATGGGCAATCATATGGGCAGAAAAGTTCAAATGTGCAAGCTCTGCAAATGGACCAACGAACGTAACAATGATGCATATATGCCCCAAAATCCAGCAAATGGTACGAAAATTTGACCATCTTTTTTTATAGCGATTAGAATAGATAACTGCACCAAGATAAGCAATAAGGGAAATTAGAAATGGGAAAACAATAAGGAATTGTACAAAGTCAGAGAATCCTTCATGTTGTGAATGCAAGCTGATGCCCCCTATCGCTGTTGTTGATTAGTTTTTACTAATAAGACAATGCCTATAACAATTAAAATAGATGCTATGACATTCCAAACGATATCATAGGGAATAATATTAACATGATAACGAATCTGATGCAGCTTCATGAGTTTATGTTGAATGATACCATCATATAATTGAAATGCTCCTGCCCCAAGAAAAATTCCCGCAAGCCATCTTTGAACCCAAAATCCATGCTTTCGATGAAGATCAGCGAGTAAAAAAGCTGAGCCAATTGTAGCAAAAAAGCTAAAGGCATGAAATAGCCCGTCAGAAACTAATCCGATATTCGTTGTCGATTTATCATAGAAATGATGCCAATGTAATAATTGGTGAAAAACAACCTCGTCAATAAATGCTACTACTCCTAATCCTAACAATAAACCTGTCCACATATTACGTTGTCCATATTGAAAGTGATTTTCATGTTTATGGTTTCTTTTTTTATGTATATTTGACAAGTCCATCTTCATCACCTCTGTTTTAGTTTTCATCAGTTTATCCAATAGACTTAGAAATTTAAACATTTTCATGCGCTATCCAATTTTACAATAAAAAACTGCCATGCTGTAAATCACAGCATGACAGTTCTATTAATTATTATTTTCAGCAGCTTGCTCACGTTTCTCACGCCACATACGTGTTTTATAAACAATTAAAATTAATGCGGCGACAATTAATCCTTCAATCATTGGTAGGAAGAAGGCAAACAGTGTGAGTAAAATACAGCCAACAAATAAAAATAGATAAATAATTATATTTTTCATTAACGGTAGCTCACGCGCAAAGCCTAGCTTAAATACTAGTGCTGATAAAGCGAATATTACTACTAGTGTAATATATCCTGGAATCGTATAATCTACTACACCATCTGCATCTATACGTGAAAAATTTTCATAAATAAAGCGTGTAATTCCTGACATACGTCCATAAACTAATGGATCATTAATCGTTGCAACAGATGTAGATGCTTGAATCAAGTTTGAAGCTAAATTCAACAACATTACTCATCCTTTCACATGTTCACACGAAATTATTGCTCCGTTTCCGCGTATTTTTTCTTTTTCGCAATACGTTCACGTTCGTTTTTATCTAAAATTTGCTTACGTAAACGAATTGACTCTGGTGTTACTTCTAAATATTCATCATCACTTAAATATTCCAAAGCTTCCTCTAATGTCATGATACGAGGCTTTTTAATAACATTTGTTTGGTCTTTGTTAGCAGAACGAATATTTGTTTTTTGCTTCATTTTCGTAATATTTACTGTAATATCGTTTTCACGCGTATTTTCACCAACAACCATACCTTCATATACTTCTGTACCAGGCTCTAGGAATAATGTACCGCGATCCTCTACTTGCATCATACCATAAGTTGTTGATTTACCGTTTTCCATAGAAACAAGCACGCCTTGGTGACGTCCGCCCACTTTGCCCGCTACTACTGGCTGGTAAGAATCGAATGTGTGGTTAATGATACCGAAGCCTTTTGTTAATGACATAAACTCTGTTGTATAACCGATTAAACCACGTGCAGGTACGTTGAAAATAATACGTACTTGTCCATTACCATTGTTGACCATATCAAGCATTTCGCCTTTACGTGTACCAAGTGATTCAATAAT belongs to Lysinibacillus louembei and includes:
- a CDS encoding cytochrome c oxidase assembly protein, coding for MSLHSQHEGFSDFVQFLIVFPFLISLIAYLGAVIYSNRYKKRWSNFRTICWILGHICIIVTFVGPFAELAHLNFSAHMIAHLLFGMLAPLLIALAAPITLLLRSIPVKMARCISSILKKRYFAFVRNPIVASILNIGGLWLLYTTSLFYMMHESSFLFILIHAHIFLAGYIFTVAFIYIDPTPHPFSYIFRSIVLLIALSAHSILSKYIYANPLNHVPAIQAEMGAMIMYYGGDLIEIGLVYLLFYQWYKSTRHATSTIALLSK
- a CDS encoding DUF2243 domain-containing protein, with the translated sequence MKTKTEVMKMDLSNIHKKRNHKHENHFQYGQRNMWTGLLLGLGVVAFIDEVVFHQLLHWHHFYDKSTTNIGLVSDGLFHAFSFFATIGSAFLLADLHRKHGFWVQRWLAGIFLGAGAFQLYDGIIQHKLMKLHQIRYHVNIIPYDIVWNVIASILIVIGIVLLVKTNQQQR
- a CDS encoding DUF3231 family protein → MGILSGNPKDEPLHYGEVFSIWSSLAADYGMIAGYQTFYNHAGDEDLRKVIEDIIDTCREEIKQLEKILKTNGVALPPAPPERPVARLEDIPPGAKFNDQEISAALSVDITGGLVACSQAMGTSTREDIALMYGQFHTAKALLGAKLLRLNKTKGWLVPPPLHVHYPDGRD
- a CDS encoding YlaH-like family protein; translation: MLLNLASNLIQASTSVATINDPLVYGRMSGITRFIYENFSRIDADGVVDYTIPGYITLVVIFALSALVFKLGFARELPLMKNIIIYLFLFVGCILLTLFAFFLPMIEGLIVAALILIVYKTRMWREKREQAAENNN
- a CDS encoding manganese catalase family protein; its protein translation is MYYYREELINIIKPDKPDPQAARVMQEILGGHYGEMRTMMQYFFQSSNFRGKETQYRDLLRGVFLEEIAHVELVQNTINQLLNDSGESSAPGNAGIDQAPLDEAVKHANPHHYIVGAQASLPVDAAGNPWNGSWVYAHGNLIADLLDNLVLESTGVLQKTRIYEMSSNQTFRETLAFLIVRDNAHQNAFAKALETLGVDWGKLFPVPNYDINKYPECRKFIDMGYHNIQFNFRLDPTRIGEILQGQTPSRNGEAFNVTPPPQGFPVPVMPEMPNEHSPGLKDMNN